One genomic region from Haloprofundus salinisoli encodes:
- the prf1 gene encoding peptide chain release factor aRF-1, whose translation MSADAEGPSNDRRKYEFRKVIEELSEYEGSGTQLVTIYIPPDKQISDVVAHVIQEHSEAANIKSKQTRTNVQDALTSIKDRLRYFDTFPPDNGIVIFSGAINSGGGQTTMVTKTLESPPEPVQSFRYHCDSAFLTEPLEQMLSDKGLFGLIVLDRREANVGWLKGKRVEPVKSASSLVPGKQRKGGQSAQRFARLRLEAIDNFYQEVAEMANDLFVSKRHELDGVLVGGPSPTKDEFLDGDYLHHEVQDKVVGKFDVSYTDESGLYDLVDAAQDVLADQEVMKDKAEMEEFFESLHAGDLATYGFEATRKNLVMGSVDRLLISEDLRKDVAVFDCNGQEEYEVVDARHATPKHECVDGGEAELVEREDVIEHLMEIADQRGTETKFISTDFEKGEQLYDAFGGIAGILRYSTGV comes from the coding sequence ATGAGTGCTGACGCCGAGGGACCGAGCAACGACCGTCGGAAGTACGAGTTCCGGAAGGTCATAGAGGAGTTGTCGGAGTACGAAGGCTCCGGAACCCAGCTCGTCACTATCTACATCCCTCCCGACAAGCAGATTTCGGACGTAGTCGCCCACGTCATCCAGGAACACAGCGAGGCGGCCAACATCAAGTCCAAGCAGACGCGGACGAACGTTCAGGACGCGCTCACGAGCATCAAAGACCGCCTGCGCTACTTCGACACGTTCCCACCGGACAACGGTATCGTCATCTTCTCGGGCGCGATCAACTCCGGCGGCGGCCAGACGACGATGGTGACGAAGACCCTGGAGAGTCCGCCCGAACCGGTCCAGTCGTTCCGCTACCACTGCGACTCGGCCTTTTTGACCGAGCCGCTGGAGCAGATGCTCTCGGACAAGGGGCTGTTCGGCCTCATCGTCCTCGACCGCCGCGAGGCGAACGTCGGCTGGCTGAAAGGCAAGCGCGTCGAACCGGTCAAATCCGCCTCCTCGCTCGTTCCGGGCAAACAGCGCAAAGGTGGTCAGTCCGCCCAGCGTTTCGCCCGCCTCCGCCTCGAGGCCATCGACAACTTCTACCAGGAGGTCGCCGAGATGGCCAACGACCTCTTCGTCTCCAAGCGCCACGAACTCGACGGCGTGCTCGTCGGCGGGCCGTCGCCGACGAAAGACGAGTTCCTCGACGGCGACTACCTCCACCACGAGGTTCAGGACAAAGTCGTCGGCAAGTTCGACGTCTCCTACACCGACGAATCGGGACTGTACGACCTCGTCGACGCCGCACAGGACGTGCTCGCCGACCAGGAGGTGATGAAGGACAAAGCCGAGATGGAGGAGTTCTTCGAGAGCCTCCACGCGGGCGACCTCGCCACCTACGGCTTCGAGGCGACGCGGAAGAACCTCGTCATGGGTTCGGTCGACCGCCTGCTCATCAGCGAGGACCTCCGCAAGGACGTCGCCGTCTTCGACTGCAACGGGCAAGAGGAGTACGAGGTCGTCGACGCCCGCCACGCGACGCCGAAACACGAGTGCGTCGACGGCGGCGAGGCCGAACTGGTCGAACGCGAGGACGTCATCGAACACCTGATGGAGATCGCGGACCAGCGCGGTACCGAGACGAAGTTCATCAGCACCGACTTCGAGAAGGGCGAGCAGCTGTACGACGCCTTCGGCGGTATCGCGGGTATCCTTCGGTACTCTACCGGCGTCTAA
- a CDS encoding MinD/ParA family ATP-binding protein, with the protein MAWIYAVASAKGGVGKTTTTANLGATLAAAGHDVAVVDADLAMPNLAAALGVEAPDATVHDVLAGRASVDDATYHSDAGVDVVPGDDSLDAFADAEPTELNAVFSALESYEFVLVDTGSGLSHDAVLPLGLADAVFLVCNTERDALGDTDKTREVTERLGGTVAGVVLTRVDPENPNAEEVQTRLDAAVVEAIPADDAVTDSVAASVPVSTHAPDSPAAAAYAALAEAVEAYDPNTETDEETEARTDEISEAGERDEFDEADERGSEIADPADAESPDVELDDTRDTDAADGTLSIASAEAKLGADEVDSGFDDPAESNDPDEFAEPTHSADSADSPEPAERDETVEGEREEKTVEDDPAETDDEPLVDAIAEAEETAGTVELPENDEESAADTADEEDGVYDTALVEEAEHVETEPDESDDERPGEDDEAARADGERDSEGSRGEQKGFLGRLLR; encoded by the coding sequence ATGGCTTGGATATACGCGGTTGCGAGTGCGAAAGGTGGCGTCGGGAAAACGACGACGACGGCGAATCTGGGCGCGACGTTGGCGGCGGCCGGCCACGACGTCGCCGTCGTCGACGCCGACCTCGCCATGCCGAATCTCGCCGCCGCACTCGGCGTCGAAGCCCCGGACGCAACAGTACACGACGTGCTCGCGGGACGGGCGTCCGTCGACGACGCGACGTACCACTCGGACGCCGGCGTCGACGTCGTTCCCGGCGACGACAGCCTCGACGCGTTCGCCGACGCGGAGCCGACAGAACTGAACGCCGTCTTCTCGGCGCTCGAATCGTACGAGTTCGTGCTCGTCGACACCGGCAGCGGTCTGAGCCACGACGCCGTCCTCCCCTTGGGTCTGGCCGACGCCGTCTTTCTCGTCTGCAACACCGAGCGCGACGCCCTCGGCGACACCGACAAGACCCGCGAGGTGACCGAGCGACTCGGCGGGACCGTCGCCGGCGTCGTCCTCACGCGCGTCGACCCCGAGAACCCCAACGCCGAGGAAGTCCAAACCCGCCTCGACGCGGCGGTCGTCGAGGCGATTCCGGCCGACGACGCGGTCACCGACTCGGTGGCGGCGTCGGTGCCGGTGTCGACGCACGCCCCCGACAGCCCCGCCGCCGCCGCGTACGCGGCGCTCGCCGAGGCCGTCGAAGCGTACGACCCGAACACGGAGACCGACGAAGAGACGGAGGCGCGAACCGACGAAATCAGCGAAGCCGGCGAACGCGACGAGTTCGACGAAGCCGACGAACGCGGGTCGGAGATCGCTGACCCGGCGGATGCCGAATCGCCGGACGTCGAACTGGACGACACGAGAGACACCGACGCTGCGGACGGGACGCTGTCTATCGCCAGCGCGGAAGCGAAACTCGGCGCGGACGAGGTAGACAGTGGATTTGACGACCCCGCCGAGTCGAATGACCCCGATGAGTTCGCCGAACCCACCCACTCCGCCGACTCCGCCGATTCCCCCGAACCCGCTGAGCGGGACGAGACCGTCGAGGGAGAAAGAGAGGAAAAGACCGTCGAAGACGACCCCGCCGAGACCGACGACGAGCCACTCGTCGACGCCATCGCCGAAGCCGAAGAGACGGCCGGGACAGTCGAACTCCCCGAGAACGACGAGGAGAGCGCCGCAGACACGGCCGACGAGGAAGACGGCGTGTACGACACCGCGCTCGTCGAAGAAGCGGAACACGTCGAAACCGAACCCGACGAGTCCGACGACGAGCGACCGGGAGAAGACGACGAGGCGGCGCGTGCGGACGGAGAGCGCGACAGCGAAGGGAGCCGCGGCGAACAGAAGGGGTTCCTCGGTCGGCTCCTGCGGTGA
- the argS gene encoding arginine--tRNA ligase: protein MFREFRSQVESALTDALSALDAPTDDLGVEEPPEDVDAVLASSVAFRLAGELGAAPPQVAAQLVDELNVDEYEYIAAATTQGPYVNFSPTDTYLADTLDAAASDEEFGRLPDTGKSVVVEHTSANPTGPVHVGRARNPILGDAVARVLDYAGNDVERHYYVNDAGRQVAVFTWAYETFDESDLPQPERDRADYDLVRYYRKGNLFLEEGDADEVEAAEAEIEAIMQGLEEGDEAVYERVELVVDQVLGGMRQSLARLPAVFDEFVKESRFMRDASADDVVERLKESDHAVYEEEAWQLDLTDWDIEKKMVFLRSDGTTLYTTRDLAHHEWKFDNYDEAVTVLGEDHKLQAEQLKAALELLGNDTDQLRHAIYSYVNLPEGKMSTRRGTGVDLDDLLDESIARAREEVESRLDSRIRDDDLSENDIERIARQVGIGAVRYDIVSKQPTKAITFEWDRALDFEAQSAPYVQYIHARCCGILAEAGVNVAEGGSLTLDSFDADLLDAPEERDLVRTLARFPAVIEEAADDLEPHVVATYTRELAETFNAFYRECPVLTAEGEKRNARLALVAGARHAVANALDALGVEAPTSM from the coding sequence ATGTTCAGAGAGTTTCGCAGTCAGGTCGAGTCGGCGCTGACCGACGCGCTGTCGGCGCTGGACGCGCCGACCGACGACCTCGGCGTCGAAGAACCGCCCGAAGACGTCGACGCCGTCCTCGCCTCCAGCGTCGCGTTCCGACTCGCCGGCGAACTCGGCGCGGCCCCGCCGCAGGTCGCCGCCCAACTCGTCGACGAACTAAACGTCGACGAGTACGAGTACATCGCCGCCGCGACGACGCAGGGGCCGTACGTCAACTTCTCTCCGACCGACACCTACCTCGCGGACACCCTCGACGCCGCGGCGAGCGACGAGGAGTTCGGCCGCCTCCCCGACACCGGGAAGTCGGTCGTCGTCGAGCACACCAGCGCCAACCCGACGGGTCCGGTCCACGTCGGCCGCGCCCGGAATCCGATTCTCGGCGACGCCGTCGCGCGCGTCCTCGACTACGCGGGCAACGACGTCGAGCGCCACTACTACGTCAACGACGCGGGCCGACAGGTCGCCGTCTTCACGTGGGCCTACGAGACGTTCGACGAGTCCGACCTCCCGCAACCCGAGCGCGACCGTGCCGACTACGACCTCGTGCGCTACTACCGCAAAGGCAACCTGTTCTTAGAGGAGGGGGACGCCGACGAGGTCGAAGCGGCCGAGGCCGAGATCGAGGCTATCATGCAGGGGCTGGAGGAGGGCGACGAGGCGGTGTACGAGCGCGTCGAACTCGTCGTCGACCAAGTGCTCGGCGGAATGCGCCAGTCGCTCGCCCGTCTTCCGGCCGTCTTCGACGAGTTCGTCAAGGAGTCGCGGTTCATGCGCGACGCCTCCGCCGACGACGTCGTCGAGCGCCTCAAAGAGTCCGACCACGCCGTCTACGAGGAAGAGGCCTGGCAACTCGACCTCACCGACTGGGACATCGAGAAGAAGATGGTGTTTCTCCGCTCGGACGGGACGACGCTGTACACGACTCGCGACCTCGCCCACCACGAGTGGAAGTTCGACAACTACGACGAAGCGGTCACCGTTCTCGGCGAGGACCACAAACTGCAGGCCGAACAGCTGAAGGCGGCGCTCGAACTGCTCGGCAACGACACCGACCAACTGCGCCACGCCATCTACTCGTACGTCAACCTCCCGGAGGGGAAGATGAGTACGCGCAGAGGCACCGGTGTGGACCTCGACGACCTGCTCGACGAGTCCATCGCCCGCGCCCGCGAGGAAGTCGAGTCGCGGCTCGACTCGCGCATCCGCGACGACGACCTCTCGGAGAACGATATCGAGCGTATCGCTCGACAGGTCGGTATCGGGGCCGTTCGCTACGACATCGTCTCGAAACAGCCGACGAAGGCCATCACGTTCGAGTGGGACCGCGCGCTCGACTTCGAGGCCCAATCCGCGCCGTACGTCCAGTACATCCACGCGCGCTGCTGTGGCATCCTCGCGGAGGCGGGCGTCAACGTCGCCGAGGGCGGGTCGCTGACTCTCGACTCTTTCGACGCGGACCTCCTCGACGCACCGGAGGAACGCGATCTCGTCCGGACGCTCGCTCGCTTCCCGGCGGTCATCGAGGAAGCCGCCGACGACCTCGAACCGCACGTCGTCGCCACCTACACCCGCGAACTCGCGGAGACGTTCAACGCGTTCTACCGCGAATGCCCGGTGCTCACCGCCGAAGGCGAGAAGAGAAACGCTCGACTCGCGCTCGTCGCGGGCGCTCGCCACGCCGTCGCCAACGCGCTGGACGCTCTCGGCGTCGAAGCCCCGACCTCGATGTGA
- a CDS encoding DUF120 domain-containing protein, which translates to MPETVVAVGHDELAALKHVALDGGLTGPVKVSCAGLAERLDASNQTASRRLQRLDEAGFVERDIVSDGQWVSITDDGEAALRGEYADYRRIFEDDSELALTGTVTGGMGEGRHYISLAGYMKQFAERLGYEPFAGTLNVELTDESVRTRAGMANLDAAPIDGWEDDERTFGPAACYAATVEHDGSTYETAHIIVPERTHHDERQLEIIAPEKLRDVLALEDGATVTVYVEDV; encoded by the coding sequence ATGCCAGAAACGGTAGTCGCCGTCGGCCACGACGAGTTGGCCGCGTTGAAGCACGTCGCTTTAGATGGCGGATTGACCGGCCCGGTGAAGGTATCCTGTGCCGGACTCGCCGAACGTCTCGACGCGTCCAACCAGACGGCGTCACGCCGCCTCCAGCGTCTCGACGAGGCCGGCTTCGTCGAGCGCGACATCGTCAGCGACGGACAGTGGGTGTCGATAACCGACGACGGCGAGGCCGCGCTCCGCGGGGAGTACGCCGACTATCGCCGCATCTTCGAGGACGACTCCGAACTCGCCCTCACCGGAACCGTCACCGGCGGGATGGGCGAGGGTCGCCACTACATCTCGCTTGCGGGTTACATGAAGCAGTTCGCAGAACGGTTGGGTTACGAGCCGTTCGCGGGCACGCTCAACGTCGAACTCACCGACGAGTCGGTCCGGACGCGCGCCGGGATGGCGAACCTCGACGCCGCGCCCATCGACGGCTGGGAGGACGACGAACGGACGTTCGGTCCGGCCGCCTGCTACGCGGCGACTGTCGAGCACGACGGGTCGACGTACGAGACGGCTCACATCATCGTCCCCGAGCGAACCCACCACGACGAGCGTCAACTGGAGATCATCGCCCCGGAGAAGCTTCGGGACGTGTTGGCGCTCGAAGACGGCGCGACTGTCACCGTCTACGTGGAGGACGTCTGA
- the ribB gene encoding 3,4-dihydroxy-2-butanone-4-phosphate synthase has protein sequence MTQRASDDATASANGGVRAAIDAFRNGDPVLIHDFDDREGETDIVYPAGAVTPAAVSHLRNDAGGLVCTALSDAVADAVGLPFLDDALDHPSAGDHDLRYDSRSSFSLPVNHRDTFTGITDEDRALTITKLAEAATAVEAVPASYGPEEFAAEFRSPGHVNLLRGAPELLADRRGHTELGLALAAEAGLPPAVVVCEMLDDESGRALSPADARAYADRRGFVYLEGQQLVDELT, from the coding sequence ATGACGCAGCGCGCGAGCGACGACGCGACTGCGAGCGCGAACGGCGGCGTTCGCGCCGCTATCGACGCCTTCCGGAACGGTGACCCGGTGCTCATCCACGACTTCGACGACCGGGAGGGAGAGACCGACATCGTCTACCCCGCGGGCGCGGTGACTCCCGCGGCCGTCTCGCACCTCCGAAACGATGCGGGTGGATTGGTCTGTACCGCGCTCTCGGACGCCGTCGCCGACGCGGTCGGCCTCCCGTTTCTCGACGACGCGCTCGACCACCCGAGCGCCGGTGATCACGACCTTCGATACGACAGTCGCTCGTCGTTCTCGCTGCCAGTGAACCACCGTGACACCTTCACCGGTATCACCGACGAGGACCGCGCGCTGACCATCACGAAACTCGCGGAGGCGGCGACCGCGGTCGAGGCCGTCCCGGCGAGTTACGGACCCGAAGAGTTCGCCGCCGAGTTCCGTTCGCCCGGCCACGTTAACCTCCTTCGCGGCGCGCCCGAATTGCTCGCCGACCGGCGCGGCCACACCGAGCTCGGTCTGGCGCTCGCCGCCGAGGCGGGTCTTCCGCCCGCCGTCGTCGTCTGCGAGATGCTCGACGACGAGAGCGGACGAGCGCTCTCGCCGGCCGACGCCCGCGCGTACGCCGACCGACGCGGGTTCGTTTACCTCGAAGGCCAGCAGTTGGTCGACGAACTAACGTAA
- a CDS encoding NAD-dependent epimerase/dehydratase family protein translates to MPLETVAVTGGNGQVGRAVLTHLRDHGYRTVNLSRGSRRESLADGYRRTDLLDAGEVYGSLASSDADGVVHLGMVPRPDAGPGHVTFESNVMSTYTVLEACQHLGIDRVAVASSMSVLGAGFDPDPVRLDYLPVDESHPVDPRDPYALGKHVLERTAEGIARRNDGPETVSTVRFPIAMDDEQMRDTLVDADRSLDAIRDAPFFHSARNTLFAYVHLDDLADLFRRCLEAEFEGYETFWAAAAETTVDPPTAELVDELYSGVETRGEISGHESLVDTSKATRTLGWEPTRSWRER, encoded by the coding sequence ATGCCTCTCGAGACTGTCGCCGTCACCGGCGGCAACGGACAGGTCGGGCGCGCCGTCCTCACGCACTTGCGAGACCACGGCTACCGGACGGTCAACCTCAGTCGCGGGTCGCGGCGCGAATCGCTCGCAGACGGGTACCGCCGGACGGACCTCCTCGACGCGGGCGAGGTGTACGGATCGCTCGCGTCCAGCGATGCCGACGGCGTCGTCCACCTCGGGATGGTTCCGCGCCCCGACGCCGGCCCCGGCCACGTCACCTTCGAGAGCAACGTGATGAGTACCTACACCGTGCTCGAAGCCTGCCAGCACCTCGGGATCGACCGCGTCGCCGTCGCGTCGAGCATGAGCGTTCTCGGCGCGGGGTTCGACCCCGACCCGGTGCGCCTCGACTACCTGCCGGTCGACGAATCGCACCCGGTCGACCCGCGAGACCCGTACGCGCTCGGCAAGCACGTGCTCGAACGGACGGCCGAGGGAATCGCCCGCCGAAACGACGGGCCGGAGACCGTGAGCACGGTCCGTTTCCCTATCGCCATGGACGACGAGCAGATGCGAGACACGCTGGTCGACGCCGACCGGTCGCTCGACGCGATTCGAGACGCACCGTTCTTTCACTCGGCGCGGAACACGCTGTTCGCGTACGTCCACCTCGACGACCTCGCGGATCTCTTTCGTCGCTGTCTCGAAGCCGAGTTCGAGGGATACGAGACGTTCTGGGCGGCAGCCGCGGAGACCACGGTGGACCCCCCGACGGCCGAGTTGGTAGACGAACTGTATTCGGGCGTCGAGACACGAGGCGAGATTTCCGGCCACGAGAGCCTCGTCGACACGTCGAAGGCGACACGGACGCTCGGGTGGGAACCGACGCGTAGCTGGCGGGAACGGTAG
- a CDS encoding branched-chain amino acid transaminase: protein MGFDEMDVDTIWMNGEFVDWDDAKIHVLSHGLHYGTGVFEGVRCYDTENGPAIFRWEEHLERFYQSTKPYDMEIPYEPSELTEATLELIRRQDLESCYIRPIAYYGYDSLGVSPGDCPTDVTIAAWPWGAYLGEEALENGIEVMVSSWRKHASSQIPTNAKTTGLYVNSLLAGEEARRNGYAEAIVLNKEGNVAEGPGENIFLVRDETIYTPGLSQSILDGITRDTVIKLAREHGYEVDDTAVISRGELHTADELFFTGSAAEVTPIRQVDNVEIGDGSRGPVTEELQSAFFDLVERRTDDHDEWFDYV, encoded by the coding sequence ATGGGCTTCGACGAGATGGACGTTGACACCATCTGGATGAACGGCGAGTTCGTCGACTGGGACGACGCGAAGATTCACGTGCTGTCGCACGGCCTCCACTACGGGACGGGTGTCTTCGAGGGCGTTCGTTGCTACGACACCGAGAACGGACCGGCCATCTTCCGCTGGGAGGAGCACCTCGAACGGTTCTACCAGTCCACGAAACCGTACGATATGGAGATTCCGTACGAGCCGTCCGAACTGACCGAGGCGACGCTCGAACTCATCCGCAGACAGGACCTCGAAAGCTGTTACATCCGGCCGATCGCCTACTACGGCTACGACTCGCTGGGCGTCAGCCCCGGCGACTGCCCGACGGACGTCACCATCGCCGCGTGGCCGTGGGGAGCGTACCTCGGCGAGGAGGCGCTGGAGAACGGCATCGAGGTGATGGTATCCTCGTGGCGCAAGCACGCCTCCAGCCAGATTCCGACGAACGCCAAGACGACGGGCCTCTACGTCAACAGCCTCCTCGCCGGCGAGGAGGCGCGGCGCAACGGCTACGCCGAGGCGATCGTCCTCAACAAGGAGGGTAACGTCGCGGAGGGACCGGGCGAGAACATCTTCCTCGTCCGCGACGAGACCATCTACACGCCGGGGCTCTCCCAGAGCATCCTCGACGGCATCACCCGAGACACGGTCATCAAACTGGCCCGCGAGCACGGCTACGAAGTCGACGACACCGCCGTCATCAGCCGCGGTGAACTCCACACCGCCGACGAACTGTTCTTCACCGGCAGCGCCGCCGAAGTGACCCCGATTCGGCAGGTCGACAACGTCGAAATCGGCGACGGGTCGCGCGGCCCGGTCACCGAGGAGCTCCAGTCCGCATTCTTCGACCTCGTCGAGCGACGCACCGACGACCACGACGAGTGGTTCGACTACGTCTAG
- a CDS encoding DUF502 domain-containing protein — translation MSTWKRDFASGLVVLTPLLVILLVLNWFYQQIADLPIIEYLVGQMEYEWMAVLTILVIFLMLVFSVGYLMRTTFGRLVEDGIDAAMNQVPLIRVLYNASKLAVETALTGTEELQTPVRIETWNGMRMTAFKTGKRTDDDRVVLFLPTAPNITSGFVVEVDEDRIEETDERVEEALTRILSAGFGEESDPGIDIDVIDEVSVDDIQRTDDD, via the coding sequence ATGTCCACGTGGAAGCGCGACTTTGCGAGCGGTCTCGTCGTCCTCACCCCGCTTCTGGTTATCCTCCTCGTCCTCAACTGGTTCTACCAGCAGATCGCCGACCTCCCCATCATCGAGTATCTGGTCGGACAGATGGAGTACGAGTGGATGGCCGTGCTGACGATTCTCGTCATCTTCCTGATGCTCGTCTTCTCGGTCGGCTACCTCATGCGGACGACCTTCGGTCGTCTCGTCGAAGACGGCATCGACGCCGCGATGAACCAAGTCCCGCTGATTCGCGTCCTCTACAACGCCTCGAAACTCGCGGTCGAAACCGCACTCACCGGCACCGAAGAACTCCAGACACCCGTTCGCATCGAGACGTGGAACGGCATGCGGATGACCGCGTTCAAGACCGGCAAACGCACCGACGACGACCGTGTCGTCCTCTTTCTCCCGACCGCTCCGAACATCACCTCCGGATTCGTCGTCGAAGTCGACGAGGACCGAATCGAAGAGACCGACGAGCGCGTCGAAGAGGCGCTGACGCGCATCCTCAGCGCCGGTTTCGGCGAGGAGTCCGACCCCGGCATCGACATCGACGTCATCGACGAAGTCTCAGTCGACGACATCCAGCGGACGGACGACGACTGA
- a CDS encoding proline dehydrogenase family protein, whose amino-acid sequence MIPPIASRFVAGETPATALEHARRTNADGVKVILNLLGEHYDTREPADADADAYVDLLTDLGRTNLDACVSVKPSQIGLDVGEDVFRENLERITDEAAEHDEFVWVDMEDHSTTDATLSAYKTFAEATGGNVGVCVQANLRRTRTDLERLVDVPGKVRLVKGAYDEPEEIAYTDKADVNESYRENLEFMFQEFDGGIAVGSHDPAMIQYATDLHDEYGTGFEIQMLMGVREGAQRELAADGYEVWQYAPYGGKWFSYFYRRVRERKENALFALRAIAGV is encoded by the coding sequence ATGATTCCGCCCATCGCCAGTCGGTTCGTCGCGGGCGAGACGCCAGCGACGGCGCTCGAACACGCCCGGCGGACGAACGCCGACGGCGTAAAGGTCATCCTCAACCTGTTAGGCGAACACTACGACACCCGAGAGCCCGCCGACGCCGACGCCGACGCGTACGTCGACCTCCTGACCGACCTGGGACGCACGAACCTCGATGCCTGCGTCTCGGTCAAGCCCTCCCAAATCGGCCTCGACGTCGGCGAAGACGTGTTCCGCGAGAATCTCGAACGCATCACCGACGAGGCCGCCGAACACGACGAGTTCGTCTGGGTCGACATGGAGGACCACAGCACGACAGACGCGACGCTCTCGGCGTACAAGACGTTCGCGGAGGCGACCGGCGGCAACGTGGGCGTCTGCGTGCAGGCGAACCTCCGGCGGACGCGAACCGACCTCGAACGCCTCGTCGACGTGCCCGGAAAGGTCCGTCTCGTCAAGGGCGCGTACGACGAACCCGAAGAGATCGCCTACACAGACAAAGCGGACGTCAACGAGTCCTACCGCGAGAATCTGGAGTTCATGTTTCAGGAGTTCGACGGCGGCATCGCCGTCGGCAGCCACGACCCGGCGATGATTCAGTACGCGACGGACCTCCACGACGAGTACGGCACCGGGTTCGAGATCCAGATGCTGATGGGCGTCCGCGAGGGGGCCCAGCGCGAACTCGCCGCCGACGGCTACGAGGTGTGGCAGTACGCCCCCTACGGCGGCAAGTGGTTCTCGTACTTCTACCGCCGGGTTCGAGAGCGCAAGGAGAACGCGCTGTTCGCGCTCCGCGCCATCGCGGGCGTCTGA
- a CDS encoding CDP-2,3-bis-(O-geranylgeranyl)-sn-glycerol synthase, whose protein sequence is MVISHLVSAVWSMLPAYVPNNAAVLSGGGEPIDGGRTLGDRRLLGDGKTWRGTAVGSVVGVLLAAFLNFVRGRAEARLGVSLPAFSLGGAVGLSVGAMLGDIAASFLKRRTGRERGASFPLLDQLDFVVGALGLAKLLSPAWFDRTFTPSRIVVVAVVTPALHLVTNGIAYVLGLKDEPY, encoded by the coding sequence ATGGTCATCTCGCACCTGGTCTCTGCGGTCTGGTCGATGCTACCCGCCTACGTTCCGAACAACGCCGCCGTCCTCTCCGGCGGCGGTGAACCCATAGACGGCGGGCGGACGTTGGGCGACCGCCGACTGCTCGGCGACGGCAAGACGTGGCGCGGCACCGCCGTCGGCAGCGTCGTCGGCGTTCTCCTCGCCGCCTTTCTCAATTTCGTCCGCGGACGCGCCGAGGCGCGTTTGGGCGTCTCGCTCCCGGCGTTCAGCCTCGGGGGGGCCGTCGGCCTCTCGGTCGGTGCGATGCTCGGCGACATCGCGGCGTCGTTTCTGAAGCGCCGAACCGGCCGCGAACGCGGCGCGTCCTTCCCGCTTCTCGACCAACTCGACTTCGTCGTCGGCGCGCTCGGACTGGCGAAGCTCCTCTCGCCGGCGTGGTTCGACCGGACGTTCACTCCGAGTCGAATCGTCGTCGTTGCCGTCGTCACGCCCGCTCTCCACCTCGTGACGAACGGCATCGCGTACGTACTCGGGCTGAAAGACGAGCCCTACTGA
- the pyrE gene encoding orotate phosphoribosyltransferase gives MANEELIAALRDAEAVRFGEFELSHGGTSDYYVDKYLFETDPRCLRLIAEAFADRVGNEKLAGVALGAVPLVAVTAVETDRPYVIARKKAKEYGTAKRIEGRLDDGEEVLVLEDIATTGQSAVDAVEALRDAGAAVDRVLVVVDREEGAEELLAEHDIELQSLLTATDLLDDR, from the coding sequence ATGGCGAACGAGGAACTCATCGCGGCGCTTCGTGACGCGGAGGCGGTTCGGTTCGGCGAGTTCGAGCTCTCCCACGGCGGGACGAGCGACTACTACGTCGACAAGTATCTGTTCGAGACCGACCCGCGGTGTCTGCGCCTCATCGCGGAGGCGTTCGCCGACCGCGTCGGCAACGAGAAACTCGCGGGCGTCGCCCTCGGCGCGGTACCGCTCGTGGCGGTCACCGCCGTCGAGACGGACCGTCCCTACGTCATCGCCCGCAAGAAGGCCAAGGAGTACGGAACCGCGAAACGCATCGAGGGACGCCTCGACGACGGCGAGGAGGTGCTGGTGCTCGAAGACATCGCCACGACCGGCCAGAGCGCCGTCGACGCCGTCGAGGCGCTGCGCGACGCCGGCGCGGCCGTCGACCGCGTGCTCGTGGTCGTCGACCGCGAGGAGGGCGCTGAGGAGCTACTGGCCGAACACGACATCGAACTGCAGTCGTTGCTGACCGCGACAGACCTGTTGGACGACCGATAG